From one Lycium barbarum isolate Lr01 chromosome 6, ASM1917538v2, whole genome shotgun sequence genomic stretch:
- the LOC132598919 gene encoding serine/threonine-protein phosphatase 7 long form homolog isoform X1 yields MEFPRVCVHPGPEVYDVLTLQEKHRSEAVWDGSLRGPTGCLFPRRADTEFWKHVRRHPFHPRILDYFGLCGFRGVIEVGCVSYDWAVITALIERWRPETHTFHLRTGEATITLQDIEVMFGLVVDGYPLNNLNARYIDIGGWQQLIHELTGWAPGLDCFNGVSRLEVHKLIEYIRGLDDITDQTPEIDVQQRVRLYLLWLCGGTIFPDKSGDLLNLDYLLDMRDLRAMNEQAWGAAALSYLYTCLCRASLRKAKDVCGFISLLQVWAWERIISMQPPCRALPPHTALARRWTHRKSHENEARDVLPICRDVLDNLIDGQFVWQPYSEAIINRLPEWCLRGRDIWMAKVPLICGIYREWHMVDRVLRQFGRKQHIPGPCAEIDPFHYKRDKRYAIKVEDQEYFTETDFLWGNRRDSLIQAEYETQDPQSLSEYFCWYRRHSRTFIGNPAHKVDRGYQHMAGRHEALALGHQESYRLAQQTIQDPTKSNEVKEIAEMFSHINTESMAAASLGTMLSFAPYYTPPAEYVEPPTMQVPRHQRPNVPRPAARGRGRQSGNRRGRTPVDHQLVDEEEVRFDQDMPSSTMHTDDDAYHPIIDFMSSSSTLAPEVQSPAVIRSEGPFQAFASSGPISLAVMAQQFSGQTSSSYGMTEGPLPAFTGQSSSIGRRLSFTDSPMEFDVGSSHILVPDVQTLEPQDTGVIQEDDHQRRSKRERRQTRCGTGGKKGHCKN; encoded by the exons atggagtttccacgggtatgcgtacatccggggccagaagtgtacgatgtgttaacactccaggagaagcatCGTTCAGAGGCTGTGTGGGATGGTTCCTTGAGAGGACCGACTGGATGCCTGTTTCCTCGCCGCGCGGATACTGAATTTTGGAAGCATGTGAGGcgtcatccttttcatcctcgcatccttgactactttggcctgtgtggatttaggggagtaatagaggtaggatgtgtatcatatgattgggcagtcatcactgcacttatagagagatggcgtcctgagacgcacacctttcatctgcgtacaggtgaggcgaccatcacattacaagatatcgaggtcatgtttggcttggttgttgatggttatcccttgaataatcttaatgctaGATATATCGATATTGGTGGGTGGCAACAATTGATCCATGAGCTTACTGGTTGGGCACCCGGTCtggattgttttaatggtgttagtaggttagaagtacataaattaattgaatatattagaggcttagatgatattacagatcagaccccagaaattgatgtgcaacagcgggttaggttgtacttgctatggCTTTGTGGCGGCACGATATTTCCGGATAAGTCCGGTGACTTACTGAATTTAGATTATTTGCTTGACATGCGTGACCTTAGAGCAATGAATGAACAAGCTTGGGGAGCGGCtgcattgtcatatttgtatacttgtttatgcCGTGCTTCGTTGAGGAAAGCGaaggatgtgtgtggattcatttccttattgcag gtttgggcttgggagcgcATTATATCGATGCAGCCACCATGCAGGGCTCTTCCGCCACACACGGCTCTTGCACGAAGGTGGACTCATCGTAAATCCCACGAAAATGAGGCACGCGATGTTTTACccatatgtagggatgtattggACAACCTAATAGATGGCcag TTTGTGTGGCAGCCTTATTCAGAGGCCATCATCAACAGACTCCCTGAGTGGTGTCTGCGTGGCCGAGATATTTGGATGGCGAAAGTTCCCCTTATTTGTGGGATCTATCGAGAGTGGCACATGGTAGACCGCGTTCTCAGACAGTTTGGTAGGAAGCAACATATTCCGGGTCCATGTGCAGAGATTGATCCTTTTCATTACAAACGTGACAAGCGGTATGCTATAAAAGTGGAGGATCAAGAATATTTTACAGAAACAGACTTTTTGTGGGGAAATCGTCGAGATAGTTTAATTCAGGCCGAGTATGAAACTCAAGATCCACAGTCACTATCAgagtatttttgttggtatcgacgtcactcgcgcactttcataggaaatcctgcgcataaagtggatagaggataccaacacatggcaggcaggcatgaggcactg GCTTTAGGACATCAAGAATCATACAGGTTGGCTCAGCAGACTATCCAAGATCCAACCAAGTCTAATGAAGTGAAGGAAATAGCAGAGATGTTTAGCCACATTAATACAGAGTCCATGGCTGCTGCCTCTCTGGGGACGATGTTGAGTTTCGCTCCATATTATACACCACCGGCAGAGTATGTTGAGCCGCCTACTATGCAAGTGCCTCGTCATCAACGTCCTAATGTACCAAGACCTGCGGCGCGTGGTAGAGGACGCCAATCAGGTAACAGACGGGGTCGAACTCCCGTGGATCACCAGTTGGTTGATGAGGAAGAGGTTCGTTTTGATCAAGATATGCCCAGCTCAACGATGCATACAGATGATGATGCATATCACCCAATAATAGATTTTATGTCCAGCTCATCGACGTTAGCTCCCGAGGTTCAATCACCAGCAGTAATCAGAAGTGAGGGGCCTTTTCAGGCATTCGCATCGTCTGGGCCTATTAGCCTGGCAGTTATGGCCCAACAGTTTAGTGGTCAGACAAGCAGCTCTTATGGGATGACTGAGGGGCCTTTACCTGCATTCACTGGACAGAGCTCTTCAATTGGGAGGAGACTGAGTTTTACCGAT TCTCCCATGGAATTTGATGTTGGATCCTCACACATTCTTGTGCCGGATGTACAGACTTTAGAGCCACAG gaTACAGGTGTGATACAAGAGGACGATCACCAACGTAGATCAAAACGAGAACGTCGTCAAACTCGGTGTGGCACGGGGGGGAAAAAGGGACActgtaaaaattaa
- the LOC132598919 gene encoding serine/threonine-protein phosphatase 7 long form homolog isoform X2 produces the protein MRDLRAMNEQAWGAAALSYLYTCLCRASLRKAKDVCGFISLLQVWAWERIISMQPPCRALPPHTALARRWTHRKSHENEARDVLPICRDVLDNLIDGQFVWQPYSEAIINRLPEWCLRGRDIWMAKVPLICGIYREWHMVDRVLRQFGRKQHIPGPCAEIDPFHYKRDKRYAIKVEDQEYFTETDFLWGNRRDSLIQAEYETQDPQSLSEYFCWYRRHSRTFIGNPAHKVDRGYQHMAGRHEALALGHQESYRLAQQTIQDPTKSNEVKEIAEMFSHINTESMAAASLGTMLSFAPYYTPPAEYVEPPTMQVPRHQRPNVPRPAARGRGRQSGNRRGRTPVDHQLVDEEEVRFDQDMPSSTMHTDDDAYHPIIDFMSSSSTLAPEVQSPAVIRSEGPFQAFASSGPISLAVMAQQFSGQTSSSYGMTEGPLPAFTGQSSSIGRRLSFTDSPMEFDVGSSHILVPDVQTLEPQDTGVIQEDDHQRRSKRERRQTRCGTGGKKGHCKN, from the exons ATGCGTGACCTTAGAGCAATGAATGAACAAGCTTGGGGAGCGGCtgcattgtcatatttgtatacttgtttatgcCGTGCTTCGTTGAGGAAAGCGaaggatgtgtgtggattcatttccttattgcag gtttgggcttgggagcgcATTATATCGATGCAGCCACCATGCAGGGCTCTTCCGCCACACACGGCTCTTGCACGAAGGTGGACTCATCGTAAATCCCACGAAAATGAGGCACGCGATGTTTTACccatatgtagggatgtattggACAACCTAATAGATGGCcag TTTGTGTGGCAGCCTTATTCAGAGGCCATCATCAACAGACTCCCTGAGTGGTGTCTGCGTGGCCGAGATATTTGGATGGCGAAAGTTCCCCTTATTTGTGGGATCTATCGAGAGTGGCACATGGTAGACCGCGTTCTCAGACAGTTTGGTAGGAAGCAACATATTCCGGGTCCATGTGCAGAGATTGATCCTTTTCATTACAAACGTGACAAGCGGTATGCTATAAAAGTGGAGGATCAAGAATATTTTACAGAAACAGACTTTTTGTGGGGAAATCGTCGAGATAGTTTAATTCAGGCCGAGTATGAAACTCAAGATCCACAGTCACTATCAgagtatttttgttggtatcgacgtcactcgcgcactttcataggaaatcctgcgcataaagtggatagaggataccaacacatggcaggcaggcatgaggcactg GCTTTAGGACATCAAGAATCATACAGGTTGGCTCAGCAGACTATCCAAGATCCAACCAAGTCTAATGAAGTGAAGGAAATAGCAGAGATGTTTAGCCACATTAATACAGAGTCCATGGCTGCTGCCTCTCTGGGGACGATGTTGAGTTTCGCTCCATATTATACACCACCGGCAGAGTATGTTGAGCCGCCTACTATGCAAGTGCCTCGTCATCAACGTCCTAATGTACCAAGACCTGCGGCGCGTGGTAGAGGACGCCAATCAGGTAACAGACGGGGTCGAACTCCCGTGGATCACCAGTTGGTTGATGAGGAAGAGGTTCGTTTTGATCAAGATATGCCCAGCTCAACGATGCATACAGATGATGATGCATATCACCCAATAATAGATTTTATGTCCAGCTCATCGACGTTAGCTCCCGAGGTTCAATCACCAGCAGTAATCAGAAGTGAGGGGCCTTTTCAGGCATTCGCATCGTCTGGGCCTATTAGCCTGGCAGTTATGGCCCAACAGTTTAGTGGTCAGACAAGCAGCTCTTATGGGATGACTGAGGGGCCTTTACCTGCATTCACTGGACAGAGCTCTTCAATTGGGAGGAGACTGAGTTTTACCGAT TCTCCCATGGAATTTGATGTTGGATCCTCACACATTCTTGTGCCGGATGTACAGACTTTAGAGCCACAG gaTACAGGTGTGATACAAGAGGACGATCACCAACGTAGATCAAAACGAGAACGTCGTCAAACTCGGTGTGGCACGGGGGGGAAAAAGGGACActgtaaaaattaa
- the LOC132644663 gene encoding F-box/kelch-repeat protein At3g18720-like, whose protein sequence is MRLLSLNQKDGLCTFYNPFRNLNCYMSNDDLLGCEIRYAKDGWLLVSRGKSLFLLEPSPSSKQIIHLPRRTEDYFCDTLSFSATPANSSAWVIFGIACLNEYQVRISYLKAGDDNWTSMIMDNEVPFALSCSSPVYFGEEFCVIGDCTGDVGAFGFLEDGNPYWVIHQICPLYSPRISGAHRHFLVLRDQIVLYSVIVTREHNVRVYELKFGEYESVKLVKEVKNWLLFISEASSLLLVA, encoded by the coding sequence ATGAGGCTTCTATCCCTAAACCAAAAAGATGGTTTGTGCACGTTCTATAATCCCTTTAGAAATTTGAACTGTTATATGAGCAACGACGACTTACTAGGGTGTGAAATTCGGTATGCAAAAGATGGTTGGCTTCTCGTTTCTAGGGGAAAATCTCTCTTCTTACTTGAGCCTTCGCCTTCTAGTAAGCAAATAATCCATCTCCCACGAAGAACAGAGGACTATTTCTGTGATACACTGTCATTCTCAGCTACTCCAGCTAATTCTTCTGCTTGGGTGATCTTTGGTATTGCTTGTTTAAACGAGTATCAAGTTAGAATTTCATATTTGAAAGCAGGGGATGATAATTGGACTAGTATGATAATGGACAATGAGGTACCTTTTGCACTTTCATGTTCTAGTCCTGTCTATTTTGGTGAAGAATTTTGTGTCATAGGCGACTGTACTGGTGATGTGGGTGCATTTGGCTTCTTAGAAGATGGAAACCCTTACTGGGTTATCCATCAAATTTGTCCACTATATTCACCTCGTATTTCTGGTGCTCACCGTCATTTTTTAGTTTTACGGGATCAAATTGTGCTATATTCAGTAATTGTGACGCGAGAGCATAACGTTCGTGTTTATGAACTAAAGTTTGGAGAGTACGAAAGTGTTAAACTAGTAAAAGAAGTCAAAAACTGGCTTCTTTTCATTAGCGAAGCCTCATCATTGTTGTTGGTGGCATGA